In Synechococcus sp. KORDI-100, a single window of DNA contains:
- the psaB gene encoding photosystem I core protein PsaB: protein MATKFPSFSQGLAQDPTTRRIWYGIATAHDFESHDGMTEERLYQKLFSTHFGHLAIIGLWVSGNLFHIAWQGNFEQWVADPLHVKPIAHAIWDPHFGQGAIDAFTQAGASSPVNIAFSGLYHWWYTIGMRTNAELYQGSIFMMILSAWALFAGWLHLQPKFRPSLAWFKNAESRLNHHLAVLFGFSSIAWAGHLVHVAIPEARGQHVGWDNFINVLPHPAGLGPFFTGNWGVYAENPDSLNQVFGSSEGAGTAILTFLGGFHPQSEALWLTDIAHHHLAIGCIFVIAGHMYRTNFGIGHSIREILEAHNPPKGTPGDLGAGHKGLYDTINNSLHFQLGLALASLGVVTSLVAQHMYSMPSYAFIAKDYTTQAALYTHHQYIAIALMCGAFAHGAIFFIRDYDPEANKDNVLARMLEHKEAIISHLSWVSLFLGFHTLGLYVHNDVVVAFGTPEKQILVEPVFAQFVQAASGKAIYGFDVLLSNAQSSASLASQNIPGEHYWLDAINGNTDVFLPIGPGDFLVHHAIALGLHTTTLILVKGALDARGSKLMPDKKDFGYSFPCDGPGRGGTCDISAWDAFYLAVFWALNTVGWVTFYWHWKHLAIWSGNVAQFNESSTYLMGWFRDYLWLNSSQLINGYNPFGSNNLAVWAWMFLFGHLVWATGFMFLISWRGYWQELIETIVWAHQRSPIANMMGWRDKPVALSIVQARVVGLAHFSVGYVLTYAAFLIASTSGKFG from the coding sequence ATGGCAACGAAATTTCCTTCGTTCAGCCAGGGTCTGGCTCAGGACCCGACAACCCGCCGCATCTGGTACGGGATCGCCACGGCTCACGACTTCGAGAGCCATGACGGAATGACGGAAGAGCGTCTTTATCAGAAGCTCTTCTCCACCCATTTCGGACACCTCGCGATCATCGGCCTGTGGGTTTCGGGAAACCTGTTCCACATCGCCTGGCAGGGCAACTTCGAGCAGTGGGTTGCCGACCCCCTGCATGTGAAGCCCATCGCTCACGCAATCTGGGATCCCCACTTCGGTCAAGGCGCCATTGACGCCTTCACCCAGGCGGGTGCTTCCTCCCCGGTGAACATCGCGTTCTCCGGTCTGTACCACTGGTGGTACACGATCGGCATGCGCACCAACGCCGAGCTGTACCAGGGTTCCATCTTCATGATGATCCTGTCGGCCTGGGCTCTGTTCGCCGGCTGGCTGCATCTGCAGCCCAAGTTCCGTCCTTCTCTGGCCTGGTTTAAAAACGCTGAATCACGCCTGAACCACCACCTTGCCGTTTTGTTCGGCTTCAGCTCCATCGCCTGGGCCGGTCACCTGGTTCACGTGGCGATCCCCGAAGCCCGCGGTCAGCACGTCGGTTGGGACAACTTCATCAATGTGCTTCCCCACCCCGCCGGTCTGGGGCCCTTCTTCACCGGCAACTGGGGTGTGTACGCCGAGAACCCGGATTCCCTGAATCAGGTGTTCGGCAGTTCCGAAGGCGCTGGTACCGCGATCCTCACCTTCCTTGGTGGATTCCATCCCCAAAGTGAAGCGCTCTGGCTTACCGACATTGCCCACCACCATTTGGCCATCGGTTGCATCTTCGTGATCGCCGGCCACATGTACCGGACCAACTTCGGCATCGGCCACTCGATCCGCGAGATTCTCGAAGCCCACAACCCGCCCAAGGGAACCCCCGGGGATCTGGGCGCTGGCCACAAGGGTCTGTACGACACGATCAACAACAGTCTGCACTTTCAGCTCGGCCTGGCTCTCGCCTCCCTGGGCGTGGTCACCAGCCTGGTGGCGCAGCACATGTATTCGATGCCGTCGTATGCCTTCATCGCGAAGGACTACACAACCCAGGCCGCTCTGTATACCCACCACCAGTACATCGCCATTGCGCTGATGTGCGGTGCCTTCGCCCACGGTGCGATCTTCTTCATCCGTGACTACGACCCCGAAGCCAACAAGGACAACGTCCTGGCCAGGATGCTCGAGCACAAGGAAGCGATCATCAGCCACCTGAGCTGGGTGTCACTGTTCCTCGGCTTCCACACCCTCGGCCTTTACGTTCACAACGACGTGGTCGTGGCCTTCGGAACGCCTGAGAAGCAGATCCTGGTTGAGCCCGTCTTCGCCCAGTTTGTCCAAGCCGCTTCCGGCAAGGCGATCTACGGCTTCGATGTGCTGCTCTCCAACGCACAAAGCTCCGCCAGCCTGGCCTCCCAAAACATCCCTGGTGAGCACTACTGGCTGGATGCCATCAACGGCAACACCGATGTCTTCCTGCCGATCGGCCCTGGAGACTTCCTGGTGCACCACGCCATTGCGCTGGGTCTGCACACCACCACCCTGATCCTTGTGAAGGGTGCGCTGGATGCCCGTGGCTCCAAGCTGATGCCCGACAAGAAGGACTTTGGATACTCTTTCCCCTGCGACGGCCCCGGCCGTGGCGGTACCTGCGACATCTCGGCCTGGGACGCCTTCTATCTGGCTGTCTTCTGGGCTCTGAACACCGTGGGTTGGGTCACCTTCTACTGGCACTGGAAGCATCTGGCGATCTGGTCCGGCAACGTGGCTCAGTTCAACGAATCCAGCACCTATCTAATGGGCTGGTTCCGCGATTACCTCTGGCTCAACTCCTCCCAGCTGATCAACGGCTACAACCCGTTCGGCAGCAACAACCTGGCCGTCTGGGCCTGGATGTTCCTGTTCGGCCACCTGGTGTGGGCTACCGGTTTCATGTTCCTGATCTCCTGGCGGGGTTACTGGCAGGAACTGATCGAGACCATTGTCTGGGCTCACCAGCGCAGCCCCATCGCCAACATGATGGGCTGGCGCGATAAGCCTGTGGCTCTGTCGATTGTTCAGGCTCGTGTGGTTGGTCTGGCCCACTTCTCTGTGGGTTACGTCCTCACCTATGCGGCCTTCCTGATCGCATCCACATCAGGCAAGTTCGGTTGA